DNA from Dama dama isolate Ldn47 chromosome 5, ASM3311817v1, whole genome shotgun sequence:
GATAAAGTGGTTTTATTTTCAAGTAAGCAAAtgatatcatcatcattatcatcgcTGCTACTGATTAGGGACTATTTGTCAGTGCCAGGCATCATCTGAGTTCTTTGTGCAAATTACTCTCCTGAATCCTCATAGCAGCCCTGTGAAGTAGGTTAGTAGGTTGCACAATTGTCTCCATTTGACAGAGGGAAAATTGACACGTGGTGAGGTCATGtaagtggtggagccaggatgCAAAGTGTTCTGTCCTGCTCATCTCTTATCCAAACAGCAGCAATTCTCAAGGTGCCATCCAGGAACTCTCATGGGTCCCCAGACCGCTTCAGGGGATCCACAAGATCACAACTGTATGATCATACTAAGCATTATTTACCTTTTTCACTCCCAATCTCTCAAGAGTATACAGTGGCATTTTCCAGAGACTGTATGGCATGTGCTATCAAGACAGACTTCACAGAGGAACAGGtatgagaatccagctgtcttctgTGAAGCCAGACCCTGAAGAGATTTACAAATATAGAAAGCAGTGCCATTCTTCTCACAGGATTTTCTGTGTTGCAAAATATACTTTCCATAAATCATATTATTTATGGTCACACTTAATGGGGCTTAGTTTTGCTTTTGATGAATTAATATTTGGAATGTTTCtcagtttccatttttaatataaGTAGCTGTAGATATAACTCACATAAACGAAAagcatttcaagtgctcagtcatTTATAAAGAGTGCAAAGGAGTCCTGAGACCCAAATATCTGAGAACCTCAACACTGCGCTGTTCTGCCTTACCGCAGTGGCCAAGTACAGCTGGGTTAACGACTGTAGCAGCTGCCCTGGAGTCTGATCCACCTCTGTCTGAGACCTGGCACACAaaagtttatctttccttttctcctgtgacGCTGGATGTAACACTGTCCACATCCTGGGGAGGCTGTGGGCATTACTGAGAGCGTGCTGGGGAAGACCCAGTGCCTGGTCAGTGCTCGGTCAGTGGCTGAGAACGGGAACCGCTCTTGTGTCGTCCGCAGGTGATGGACTTCTACTGCCAGTCCTGCGAGACCGCCATGTGTCGGGAGTGCACGGAGGGGGAGCACGCAGAGCACCCCACCGTGCCCCTCAAGGACGTGGTGGAGCAGCACAAGGCTTCGCTCCAGGTGCAGCTGGACGCCGTCAACAAAAGGTGTGCACGCCTCCCTCCGCGCCATGGCTGGCCACCTGTGGCCTCCGGATTTCATGTCCCAGTGGGACAGAAGGTTCATGTCACCCAAGTAAATTCTCCTTTGATCACAACTCTGTGGTCATAAACTGGTGAGCGATAAGGGTGATGCCTTGCCCCTTGGTAAAATTCCAATCCCCTTGTTATAAGTAGGCTTTTCTTTCAGCACCTTCGTATgatcaaatgaagaaaatatactCGAGGAAAACGCTCTCAGATCTCTGAAATTTGTGCCTGAAACCAGGCTGTCTGAAGAGCCTTTCTTAGCTACTGTTCTTGACTCACTTACAGGCCATTATGCCAACTGTGACTGGCTCCTCTCTGCTTGAGCCCAGCAAAATGGTCCCGAGCAGCGACTGCTCAGTTTTCCTTCTACTTCCTTGCCTCCAGGCTCTTTATTTGGCAAGGAGACGAAGGAACAGGGTAGCTGTGTGATGCATGAGAAAGATCAAAGGGAGGAAATAAACAACCAGCTGAAAATAAATCTTTACCAATAGTTGAAGTGAGAAAAGTGTGGCTATTCTGTACTAATTAAAAGAATTTGGAAACTTGCAAGAAGTTCACAGGAAACTCCGAGCTTGGGTAAGTTTTTCATGTGATTGGGGAAAAAGATATAGCTGTCTATTTAGAACAGTGGTCCTCAGCCATGGACCATGATGTCCCCCAGGGGACATCGGCGATGTCTGGAGACAATGTCACAgctgtggggggggtggggagtagaGGAAAGGATGGTGTTAAACATCCTGCGATGCATAATAATCTTTTCCATTTGGCTGCGTCATAGGATTCTGAATATAGCTCTctggctatacagtaggaccttgtgctTGTCCACTGTAGAGTGTGCCTGATTTAGAGTGGGAGAAAAAGCCcaggggttcagagagcttcgAGGTTTTGTACCatcaattattaaaaataaatgactgagGTAGATTGAAATAGACATGGATCCTCAAAATCTCTTTTCTCAAAGTCAGTAATTATGGCATGTCTTATCATTCTGTTCTTCAGTTATTACTTTTTCAAGATGATGAAAGGTATAGAAAATGTTGCTTGGCAAAATATAGTGTTTGGATAGTTTTTGTTCTTACTATTTCCCTGTGGATATTACTAGAATAACGACCTCTGCCAACTGTCCTCCAGGCTCCCAGAAATAGATTCTGCTCTTCAGTTCATCTCGGAAATCATCCATCAGTTAACCAACCAAAAGGCCAGTATTGTGGATGACATCCATTCTACCTTTGATGAACTCCAGAAGACTTTAAACGTGCGCAAGAGTGTGCTGCTCATGGAGCTGGAAGTCAACTATGGCCTCAAACACAAGGTAAGACTCCTGTCGTGCAGGTCCTCCACAGGAGGCTTGGTCCCGGGCCTCCCCGACGCCAGCTTCCTGGGTTCCACAGCAGCAAAGTGGACTCAAATGGGTTTTTAAGTGTCACTGTTGTTTGGTAAAGAGTAGCTTTTACTTAACAGCATATTTTTCCCTATTTCCAGCTATGTTTTCCTTCCTGTTTTCACCAAAACTATGATTCTGTGGCCTTAAGTACCACTTTATAACTTGACTATATAAAAGGCAAGGCTGAATATAAAGTAATACTTTCAGGATTTAGGGTTAAACTGGATTGTTTTCCTTCCTTAATTATAATGTCTAATAGTCTCTTAATGACTCTCTCACCCACACCAACCTGTTAGTCAAGTTCAGAGTGAACCATGACTGCAGCCTCCGTTTAACTCTGCACGTCCCATCACAAAACCAGGGCTGAAAGCTTCCGATATTCAGAGGTGGAGCTATTATTTGTCTGGTTTCTGTTCCTTGAGGTGATGACAGGGGAACTTTGAACATTAGGGAAAGAAACTGAGTAATGAATACTTCAGATGTCAGGCATAGCACTCTGGCTGCCAAGCTCTCGGTGACGTTTCTGCTCACCCCAGACACATGATCCCAGAAATGTGTGTGGGAGAGATGGGGCGAGGAGGACGGGAAAGAGAAGGGCCTGGGAAGGCGACTTAGGATTTAGCTTCACAGCCGGGCTCGCTGGGTTAAACGGAACCCCCCTCGCCCCAGGCCCGCCACGGGCGGCGCTCAGCGGCTTGCTCTCCCCGCAGGTCCTCCAGTCGCAGCTGGACACCCTGCTCGAGGGCCAGGAGAGCATCAAGAGCTGCAGCAGCTTCACGGCGCAGGCCCTCAACCACGGCACGGAGACGGAGGTGCTGCTGGTGAAGAAGCAGATGAGCGAGAAGCTCAACGAGCTGGCGGACCAGGATTTCCCGCTGCACCCGCGAGAGAACGACCAGCTGGACTTCATCGTGGAGACCGAGGGGCTCAAAAAGTCCATCCACAACCTCGGGACGATTCTGACCACCAACGCCGTCGCCTCCGAGACGGTGGCGACGGGCGAGGGGCTGCGGCAGACCATCATCGGGCAGCCCATGTCCGTTACCATAACAACCAAGGACAAAGACGGCGAGCTGTGCAAGACGGGCAACGCCTACCTGACGGCGGAGCTGAGCACGCCGGACGGCAGCGTGGCCGACGGGGAGATCCTGGACAACAAGAACGGCACGTACGAGTTCCTCTACACCGTGCAGAAGGAGGGCGACTTCACGCTGTCGCTGCGCCTCTACGACCAGCACATCCGCGGCAGCCCGTTCAAGCTGAAGGTGATCCGCTCGGCGGATGTGTCCCCCACCACCGAGGGCGTGAAGCGGCGCGTGAAGTCCCCCGGCAGCGGCCATGTGAAGCAGAAGGCTGTCAAGAGGCCCGCCAGCATGTACAGCACCGGGAAGCGAAAAGAGAACCCCATCGAAGACGACCTGATCTTCCGCGTGGGTAAGGGGCCAGAGGCGCTGCGTCTGCACGCGGGATTTTGCTTGGCTCAAGGGGGGACTGGGGAAGTGTCGCGACTTGCAACTTGGCAGGTCGCAACTGCAACTTGGGCTGACGGTGTGGGAGATAAACTGGTGTATTTTATTAGGTGAGCTCGTGCAGGCTTCTCCGGAGGTTTgtgtccttctcctcctccctctcccctcctccttccctgctcgctcttcctccctcccccctctccttcttcctctcctcctctcaaCACGCCAGCGCTGCTTATGTATTATGGAAAATCAGAAACTGAAAATAAGCAGAAAGAGAATTAGAAAAATACAGCACTCTAATCTGGACTTTTttttgtagcattttttttttccagctttttatttcatattggaatGTAGGTGATTAACAATGTCAGTCTCAGgttacaacaaagtgattcagttacacatatacatgtatctcttcttttcagattcttttgttgcaTAATACTGAACACAGTTCCCTTTCCTATACcgtaggtcctttttggttatccattttaaatatagcagtgtgtacataatCTGCACATTTTAGAGGAAATATTGGCAATATTTTCCCCCCATGGGAATAATGTTTTTAGAGTACTTCTGCCTAACGCAAAGGCAGAGACATGCTTCTATCAAATAACATAACGTGTTTCTCTGGAATGTGCCAGCGCAGGAGGTAACTGTGGGCAGAGGGTCTGATGCTTCTCACTGCTTCCACACTGTTAAGACCTGGGGATAAGGGGCATGGTGCATTGCAAGCTGTGGTTATATCCATCTGCGTGTAGCTGGAGAGCAGCCTTaagagggtgggtgggtggaaaCCTGGAGAATAGAATGGGGTTGGGATGGAAGCAGAATGGCTTAGGATGAACCAAGAGATTTGGGAATGCAAATTGTCCTTCCCTTGTCAGCTTTATGGCCTCCAATTTTTTAAAGCTGTTTATTTTCTAAACAAACTAAATAAAACAACCAACACTTTACTAattcttttattatatatttttaaattttttttattttgtggcaagccatgtggcatgtgaccaggtatcaaacccaggccccctgcattgatagcatggagtcttaagcactggacagccagggaggtcctcacAATTTGataattcttaagaaaaaaaagtctacatGTTAGCTACTATATCCAAAAGTGGCTCCActtgcttctctttctgcctGTTCAGTCCTCCACTGCAGTATCTCTAAAAAGGTCTTCAAGGTATGGTCACTGACACATGTAGAAAAACGGTTCTGTGGTTCAGACAGATTGGGGAAAGCTTAGCTTAAGTGAGGGAaacagattattatttttttttttactgtgtaccTTTAGAATCTGCTGATGTACACTGTAGGTCTCACAGGCAGTGGAGGGATAAAACACTTCCAAGCTCTTCTGACCATAGCACTTTTCCTGTGGACATCTTGGGAAAATAAGGCTCCTTGGAACATTCTTGGGCAAGAGCTGctctttttattattcatttctctttattatttaatactctatatttattattctttaggATAGATCTTGGTAAAGACTGTGATCCAGCAAGCAGGCTCCCTTCTCAGTGCGTGGAGGCCCTGGTCCATTCACCGGCCATTTGTGCAGTTGGGTGCAGAGGCTGTTGAGACACTTGCCAAAGCAGAGGGGGTGGGCTGGGTGGCACAGGATTGGAGCCTCCCAGGCCTGCCACTCTGGTTCTGCCACTTGCTTCAACTTTGGGCAGGTCTCCCAGCttccctgggcttcagtttccatgtccataaaaagaaaagataaaaatatctgcTTCTCAGAACTGTTCAAAGTTCCAAGCTTAATGCCTGGCACGTTGGAAGAGCTAAATAATCCACAGCCATTGTTTTTGCACGAGCTGTTATTAAGGCTGTTAGATGTTCCCTGCTGCCTCTTCTTCCAAAACAATTGACCTTGCTGCTCCCCATTGATCTGCATCAAGAGCTAACTCAGTCTTGCATTTGgaatctcccctcccccagccaagTTACCAGGTCCACTTCCCAGGCAGTGTGCTGAGTGGAGAGAGGGCCAGATCTGGGCCAGATTCTGATTCTCCCTTCTTAACCCAGTTTCCTCCACTAAAATAAAGGCAATGAAATCTTACCTAATTCTTAAGTTGCCGTGGGTGTGAAACAAGAAGAAATTCTTAGGGCTGGCATTTGCCTATGTGCAGTAACTGCTGAGTTAAAGATGACCGTCCTTTTACTATTGTTATTTTCAATCGTCACCATTCCACCTGTGAATCTCACCTGAGGAAAGAGACATGTCTCTTAGGGGTTTTTTCCCAAGTTATATTCTGAATGCCGGGCCCCGCCCCAGGGGAAGAGGACCCCCTCTTCTCCCCTTCTACCCATTGAGACATGCACCCTTGGAGATTCACGGGCACGGGGGGAAGTGTTTAAGTGTTTAGACGTTTATGAGGCACTGAGAACAGTCCATGGCATATAGCACTAAGTCCACGTTTGTTAATGAAGTAAAGATGATGTCTCTGTTTGCTAGGGCCGCCATAACAGTACCACAGACTGAGATTGattttctcacagtctggaggcttGAAGCCCAGGCTCAAGGAGGCGGCGGGCTTGGTTTCCCCGGAGGCCTCTGCCTGCTTGCTGCTTTGTCCTCTGAAGGCTCCCCCTTCTGCTCACACACTCCTGGTGTTTCTCCCTCTcctcataaggacaccagtcatattggattagggtctTGTTTTAAGTTAATCAGCTTTAAAGATCTTAACTCCAAAAACagttacattctgaggtactggaggTTGAGACTGGACTGTAGCATATGGATTGTGTGGAGATACAGTTCGGCTTATAACAGATACGCAAGGGCAGATACATGACAGCTATGTTGTGTACATGCCTgaacacctgtgtctctttgtgCAAGTGAACTATTACTTTCTGGATAATAGAAGATTTTCCAGGGTAGTTTTGactttcctttcccctctcctccctgaTCATCCAGCCCCCTAGTTAAATGGGACTCTGCTGTTTGAGCTTCTACTGTGTGCCCAACGCATGGCCAGGCGGCAGTGCTCAGATCCTGAGCCTGACCTAGGGGAGGCCACAGTCTAGAAGGGGACAGACATGACAGATGTGGTACCTTCAGAATGAGCACCTTCAGAAGCAGGCGGGATGGGGAGGCTGACAGGTAGCAGGGAGTTAAGGAAGGTTCTCGAGATGACACCTAAACCTAAGCCGGCTTTGAAGGAGAAAGAGTCTGCCAGTTagaaggaggaaaggggaggTTTAGGTGAAGGGGAAGAAGATCAGACACTGAGTAGTTCCAGGAACCATAATGATTCCATTACCTGAAGCGTGAAATAAAGTGAAGAGAGCAAAGAAGAAGTTGTTTCCTTGCTAAGCAGAAACTTTGTTCTGTACACCTGTGTTTCCCATAAACCACTTGAGGTCCTTGGGGTGCTTGGCAAAAATGAGAATTCCTGGATTCTGAACTGCATTTACAGAATCAGAATCTCCGGGGACGGGACCAGGAATCTGCATGCCTCCAGCCCCACGACCCTTCTGCACGCTGAGGTTTGAGAACCGTCATGGTGTGGATGAAGGGGAGGGCACTGAACAGCGTGGTGTGATGTGGTGACTTACTGAGACATTGATTTCCAGAGAGCCTAGGGATCTACTGGCAGTGTTCCCCAGGAGGCAGGGGGCTGCTTCCTGTTGCAGCGGTCATGTGAGCTGTTGCAAGTGCTGGAGTTGAGTGATGCGGCGAGTGGAGAGGAAATGCAGATTCCTAACATTCTTAGGAGGGAGCAGGCAGGGCTTGAGGACCCAACGGAGCGTCAGGCTGTTTGACTCGAGTGATGCAGGGATGCAAGGGTGAAGAGTGAATGGTCGAGGCTGTGGGCACGGAGGCGGGCTGGCCCTGGCTCCAGCCCCAGCAGTGACACTGTCAAAACCACACAGTCAGGGAAGTTACTTCATCTCTGGCTGCCTCTCTCCGACCCTCctgcccctggtaaccacaagtctgatctctttAGTGTGAGTTctgttttgtcttcattttatttatttattatttttggctgcactgggtctgcaCTGCTGCTCGGGGTTTCTCTAGTCGTGACAAGCAGAGACTGCGCCCTAggcgtggtgcacaggcttctcgttgcgcgctttctcttgttgcagaccacaggctctaggaATGCAAGCTCAGGAGTTGCCGCACGCAGGCCCCAGCGCGTGGGCTCAGGAGCTCTAGCTCCCAGGCTTGGTCGCCCTGCGGcgagtgggatcttcccagattggggattgaacctgtgtccctgtattggcaggaggattcttaaccactgtaccaccagggaagtcctgcttcgTTTTGCTTTAGATTTCACGTGTGAGTGAGATCATATAGTGTTGGTCTGTGTCTCACTGACTGACTTCAGCCAGTGAAATGCATTCAAGGCCCGCCCATGTTGTCGCAAATGGTAGGATTTTCTCCCTTTTATAGCTGAACAGTAGTCACACTATTCAGCCAGACATGGagcatacccagaagtggaaaagctgGATCATAATGgtagttctgtgttttcttttcagaGATCCTTTATGCAGTTTTTCCATAGTGACTTTACCAGTTTACCAGGCGTGCACGAGGCCCAGTAGTCTACATCCGTGCCCCCGTTCGTCTGTTTAGTTTATTTACCTGGGCcaggtcttcactgcagcatgagggatctttagttgagcaTGCCACCATATTTGCTCCGTCTTTTGGATGTGACCGTTTTGACAGGCATGAGGGGCGTCTTACTgtgggtttaatttgcattttcctgataactGGTGAccttgagcttcttttcatgtgacCTTTGTGATTGTTCTTTGGAAAAGTACGTATTCAGGTCTTTCCCCTAGTTTGTAATTGGGTTATTTGGTTTGTTGCTGTTGAATTGtgtaagttctttatatattttggatattaaccccttattagaTACatagtgtgaaatattttttcccgttccactttttgttttttcacattgctgatggtttcttttgctcgctgtcaaaagctttttagtttgatatggTCCTGCTTCTTTATTTTTGCACTCTTTGCTCATGCCTTAGGTGTCCTATCCAAAAAATCTTCACCAATGCTCATGTCAGGGAGCTttattcctgtgttttcttctaggaagaaACAAGACCTGAGTTCAGgacttatatttaaatctttaatccctTTCTAGTTAACTTTTGTCTATGATGTAAGACAGAGGTCCAGTTTCATCCTTTTATGTGAGTATTCAATTatcctagcaccatttgttgaagccACTGTCTTTTCTTGGCACCTTTGTCAAAATATCAGTTGACTGTATATATTTGGGTATTTTTTCTGGGCTCAATTCTGTTGTGGTCTATTGGTTTTTAATGCCAATACTATACTATTTTGATTTCAATAGCTTTACATTATAGCTTGAAATCagggaatgtgaggcctcctgttttGTTCCTCTTCCTCAGAATTTCTTTGaccattcagggtcttttgtggttccatatagattttagaagtgttttttaacatctgtaaaaaataccattggactcttgatagggattgcattgaatctgtagatgtcTTTTGGTAGtattgacattttaacaatattaattcttccaatccatgaatatggaatatctttccactttgtgtctttttcaatttctttcattaatatctTGTAGATTTCAGATAAGAAATCTTTTAGCTCtgtggttaaatttatttttaagtactttattgtttttgatgctattatcaGTGGAATCAAgttgtttctttttcagaaaattcattgttaatgtatGGAAACGCTACTGAattttgtatgttaattttgtatctgcagctttactgaattcattgaaatCAGCATAAGGGGAGCTCTTACACAGTAGAAAGGGCCAGTGGTAGAAATCAGAGCTCCTCCCCAGCCTACAGCTCTTGACCCTCACAAACCAAATTACCAGGACCACATATAATCATCCTTAGCTCTGAAGGAGTGGAGGCTCGGGAGAGCCCAAGTAGGAACCAAGCCACCTGTGACTCTGAGACCCCTGCCTTTTTAATTGCACGGCAGTTCCTCTTCATCTGAAATGTCCTTCAACTTCTGCAGTTTTCCAAAGTTGAGATACTTGACACCTCCCACACATGAAAACATAACATGCCCACTGTGAGTCAATTATTGTCTTACTCTAATgttaaattggaaaacaaacctGAAGGAGTACAGGCAAGT
Protein-coding regions in this window:
- the TRIM2 gene encoding tripartite motif-containing protein 2 isoform X4; this encodes MPGEVQESQGSPLSAHFLRETSILPEKGVAALQNNFFITNLMDVLQRSPGSSAEESSILETVTAVAAGKPLSCPNHDGNVMDFYCQSCETAMCRECTEGEHAEHPTVPLKDVVEQHKASLQVQLDAVNKRLPEIDSALQFISEIIHQLTNQKASIVDDIHSTFDELQKTLNVRKSVLLMELEVNYGLKHKVLQSQLDTLLEGQESIKSCSSFTAQALNHGTETEVLLVKKQMSEKLNELADQDFPLHPRENDQLDFIVETEGLKKSIHNLGTILTTNAVASETVATGEGLRQTIIGQPMSVTITTKDKDGELCKTGNAYLTAELSTPDGSVADGEILDNKNGTYEFLYTVQKEGDFTLSLRLYDQHIRGSPFKLKVIRSADVSPTTEGVKRRVKSPGSGHVKQKAVKRPASMYSTGKRKENPIEDDLIFRVGTKGRNKGEFTNLQGVAASTSGKILIADSNNQCVQIFSNDGQFKSRFGIRGRSPGQLQRPTGVAVHPSGDIIIADYDNKWVSIFSSDGKFKTKIGSGKLMGPKGVSVDRNGHIIVVDNKACCVFIFQPNGKIVTRFGSRGNGDRQFAGPHFAAVNSNNEIIVTDFHNHSVKVFNQEGEFMLKFGSNGEGNGQFNAPTGVAVDSNGNIIVADWGNSRIQVFDGSGSFLSYINTSADPLYGPQGLALTSDGHVVVADSGNHCFKVYRYLQ
- the TRIM2 gene encoding tripartite motif-containing protein 2 isoform X3; the protein is MEYRCLQNYIPAHSLTLSCPVCRQTSILPEKGVAALQNNFFITNLMDVLQRSPGSSAEESSILETVTAVAAGKPLSCPNHDGNVMDFYCQSCETAMCRECTEGEHAEHPTVPLKDVVEQHKASLQVQLDAVNKRLPEIDSALQFISEIIHQLTNQKASIVDDIHSTFDELQKTLNVRKSVLLMELEVNYGLKHKVLQSQLDTLLEGQESIKSCSSFTAQALNHGTETEVLLVKKQMSEKLNELADQDFPLHPRENDQLDFIVETEGLKKSIHNLGTILTTNAVASETVATGEGLRQTIIGQPMSVTITTKDKDGELCKTGNAYLTAELSTPDGSVADGEILDNKNGTYEFLYTVQKEGDFTLSLRLYDQHIRGSPFKLKVIRSADVSPTTEGVKRRVKSPGSGHVKQKAVKRPASMYSTGKRKENPIEDDLIFRVGTKGRNKGEFTNLQGVAASTSGKILIADSNNQCVQIFSNDGQFKSRFGIRGRSPGQLQRPTGVAVHPSGDIIIADYDNKWVSIFSSDGKFKTKIGSGKLMGPKGVSVDRNGHIIVVDNKACCVFIFQPNGKIVTRFGSRGNGDRQFAGPHFAAVNSNNEIIVTDFHNHSVKVFNQEGEFMLKFGSNGEGNGQFNAPTGVAVDSNGNIIVADWGNSRIQVFDGSGSFLSYINTSADPLYGPQGLALTSDGHVVVADSGNHCFKVYRYLQ